The proteins below are encoded in one region of Podarcis raffonei isolate rPodRaf1 chromosome 8, rPodRaf1.pri, whole genome shotgun sequence:
- the LOC128418447 gene encoding phospholipase A2 inhibitor and Ly6/PLAUR domain-containing protein-like: MQDLVGFFFFFALLTTVASLECEICSSDGTDCTGPKKTCPLEKNACMIAYTENTVDGKKEHTIDKDCVTANICTSSAIELYFGPGRFMRTVVYCCIENLCKKIESKFPPIETRMNGKQCPACHVWSDTCKEEMVNCTGHNVYCFDVSSHSHAQTSSVDRTMKGCTTKSVCSSIINGRSPILGNSDLIRRATCIPEVSRGSRCFGFLLPTFSGLLLLWKILV, encoded by the exons ATGCAGGATCTCGtgggatttttcttctttttcgcCCTCCTTACAACAG TTGCTTCTTTAGAGTGTGAGATTTGTTCGAGCGATGGCACCGACTGTACAGGACCTAAGAAGACCTGCCCTCTGGAGAAAAATGCCTGCATGATCGCATACACTGAAAATACTGTAG ATGGAAAAAAGGAACATACTATAGACAAAGACTGTGTAACTGCTAACATCTGTACCAGTTCCGCCATTGAATTGTACTTTGGACCTGGAAGATTCATGAGGACAGTTGTGTACTGTTGCATCGAAAATTTGTGCAAAAAAATTGAATCCAAAT TTCCACCGATTGAAACCAGAATGAACGGAAAGCAGTGCCCTGCCTGCCACGTGTGGTCGGACACGTGCAAAGAAGAGATGGTGAACTGCACAGGACACAACGTGTACTGCTTTGACGTGTCTTCGCATTCACATGCCC AAACAAGCAGTGTGGACAGAACCATGAAAGGCTGTACTACTAAGTCTGTCTGTTCCTCAATAATAAATGGCCGCAGTCCCATTTTGGGAAATTCTGATCTGATTAGGAGGGCGACATGCATTCCAGAGGTTTCTCGGGGATCTCGATGCTTTGGCTTTCTCCTACCAACCTTCTCTGGgctcctcctgctctggaagatCCTCGTGTAA
- the LOC128418445 gene encoding phospholipase A2 inhibitor and Ly6/PLAUR domain-containing protein-like isoform X2: MARTRSRGSAGLPREERHQSGCLLSRKTPAALQGTEDGKVLQTVVKGCASSEKCSYPPKHMTIGKGKSIRTSLSCCTGSDCASIVPPRSSLLLSSPILRTENLLHSPTPSLLSAQQINPKANGKQCPSCYSWSGTCNADMVNCSGPERFCFDVLSRSKTGGEFRDIIMKGCTIKSTCAAMNKGIPPILEEKDTIVVNARCTPDPSRGSRSSGLYLPIFSGLLFLQIPW; this comes from the exons ATGGCGCGGACTAGAAGCAGGGGCAGCGCGGGGCTCCCCCGGGAGGAACGGCACCAAAGCGGATGCTTACTCTCGAGGAAGACTCCAGCCGCTTTGCAGGGAACTGAAG atgGCAAGGTGCTTCAGACTGTAGTGAAAGGCTGTGCATCCTCTGAGAAGTGCAGTTATCCCCCAAAGCACATGACTATAGGGAAAGGGAAAAGCATAAGGACCAGTCTGAGCTGTTGCACTGGCAGTGACTGTGCATCGATAGTCCCTCCACGCT CATCTCTGTTGCTTTCTTCTCCAATCCTTCGGACTGAGAATCTTCTCCACTCCCCCACCCCGTCCCTGCTTTCAGCGCAACAAATAAATCCGAAAGCCAATGGAAAGCAGTGTCCTTCCTGCTACTCTTGGTCTGGCACATGCAATGCAGATATGGTGAACTGTAGTGGACCAGAGAGGTTCTGCTTTGATGTGCTCTCACGCTCAAAAACCG GTGGAGAATTCAGAGACATAATTATGAAGGGCTGCACTATCAAGTCTACCTGTGCTGCAATGAACAAAGGCATACCTCCCATTTTGGAAGAAAAAGATACTATCGTCGTAAATGCCAGGTGTACCCCAGATCCTTCTAGGGGATCTCGATCCTCTGGGCTCTACCTGCCAATCTTCTCTGGGCTCCTGTTCCTGCAGATCCCATGGTAA
- the LOC128418445 gene encoding phospholipase A2 inhibitor NAI-like isoform X4, whose translation MQTLLRSFLFFVLLTKGNSLECETCTDVGTSCMGRMKTCVEGQDTCIVVFLESIIDGKVLQTVVKGCASSEKCSYPPKHMTIGKGKSIRTSLSCCTGSDCASIVPPRCGEFRDIIMKGCTIKSTCAAMNKGIPPILEEKDTIVVNARCTPDPSRGSRSSGLYLPIFSGLLFLQIPW comes from the exons ATGCAGACTCTCctgagatctttcctattcttcgTACTTCTGACAAAGG gTAATTCTTTGGAGTGTGAAACTTGTACTGATGTTGGCACCAGCTGCATGGGCAGGATGAAGACCTGCGTTGAGGGCCAAGATACTTGCATTGTTGTGTTTCTTGAAAGTATTATAG atgGCAAGGTGCTTCAGACTGTAGTGAAAGGCTGTGCATCCTCTGAGAAGTGCAGTTATCCCCCAAAGCACATGACTATAGGGAAAGGGAAAAGCATAAGGACCAGTCTGAGCTGTTGCACTGGCAGTGACTGTGCATCGATAGTCCCTCCACGCT GTGGAGAATTCAGAGACATAATTATGAAGGGCTGCACTATCAAGTCTACCTGTGCTGCAATGAACAAAGGCATACCTCCCATTTTGGAAGAAAAAGATACTATCGTCGTAAATGCCAGGTGTACCCCAGATCCTTCTAGGGGATCTCGATCCTCTGGGCTCTACCTGCCAATCTTCTCTGGGCTCCTGTTCCTGCAGATCCCATGGTAA
- the LOC128418445 gene encoding phospholipase A2 inhibitor NAI-like isoform X3: protein MQTLLRSFLFFVLLTKGNSLECETCTDVGTSCMGRMKTCVEGQDTCIVVFLESIIDGKVLQTVVKGCASSEKCSYPPKHMTIGKGKSIRTSLSCCTGSDCASIVPPRSQQINPKANGKQCPSCYSWSGTCNADMVNCSGPERFCFDVLSRSKTGGEFRDIIMKGCTIKSTCAAMNKGIPPILEEKDTIVVNARCTPDPSRGSRSSGLYLPIFSGLLFLQIPW from the exons ATGCAGACTCTCctgagatctttcctattcttcgTACTTCTGACAAAGG gTAATTCTTTGGAGTGTGAAACTTGTACTGATGTTGGCACCAGCTGCATGGGCAGGATGAAGACCTGCGTTGAGGGCCAAGATACTTGCATTGTTGTGTTTCTTGAAAGTATTATAG atgGCAAGGTGCTTCAGACTGTAGTGAAAGGCTGTGCATCCTCTGAGAAGTGCAGTTATCCCCCAAAGCACATGACTATAGGGAAAGGGAAAAGCATAAGGACCAGTCTGAGCTGTTGCACTGGCAGTGACTGTGCATCGATAGTCCCTCCACGCT CGCAACAAATAAATCCGAAAGCCAATGGAAAGCAGTGTCCTTCCTGCTACTCTTGGTCTGGCACATGCAATGCAGATATGGTGAACTGTAGTGGACCAGAGAGGTTCTGCTTTGATGTGCTCTCACGCTCAAAAACCG GTGGAGAATTCAGAGACATAATTATGAAGGGCTGCACTATCAAGTCTACCTGTGCTGCAATGAACAAAGGCATACCTCCCATTTTGGAAGAAAAAGATACTATCGTCGTAAATGCCAGGTGTACCCCAGATCCTTCTAGGGGATCTCGATCCTCTGGGCTCTACCTGCCAATCTTCTCTGGGCTCCTGTTCCTGCAGATCCCATGGTAA
- the LOC128418445 gene encoding phospholipase A2 inhibitor NAI-like isoform X1, producing MQTLLRSFLFFVLLTKGNSLECETCTDVGTSCMGRMKTCVEGQDTCIVVFLESIIDGKVLQTVVKGCASSEKCSYPPKHMTIGKGKSIRTSLSCCTGSDCASIVPPRSSLLLSSPILRTENLLHSPTPSLLSAQQINPKANGKQCPSCYSWSGTCNADMVNCSGPERFCFDVLSRSKTGGEFRDIIMKGCTIKSTCAAMNKGIPPILEEKDTIVVNARCTPDPSRGSRSSGLYLPIFSGLLFLQIPW from the exons ATGCAGACTCTCctgagatctttcctattcttcgTACTTCTGACAAAGG gTAATTCTTTGGAGTGTGAAACTTGTACTGATGTTGGCACCAGCTGCATGGGCAGGATGAAGACCTGCGTTGAGGGCCAAGATACTTGCATTGTTGTGTTTCTTGAAAGTATTATAG atgGCAAGGTGCTTCAGACTGTAGTGAAAGGCTGTGCATCCTCTGAGAAGTGCAGTTATCCCCCAAAGCACATGACTATAGGGAAAGGGAAAAGCATAAGGACCAGTCTGAGCTGTTGCACTGGCAGTGACTGTGCATCGATAGTCCCTCCACGCT CATCTCTGTTGCTTTCTTCTCCAATCCTTCGGACTGAGAATCTTCTCCACTCCCCCACCCCGTCCCTGCTTTCAGCGCAACAAATAAATCCGAAAGCCAATGGAAAGCAGTGTCCTTCCTGCTACTCTTGGTCTGGCACATGCAATGCAGATATGGTGAACTGTAGTGGACCAGAGAGGTTCTGCTTTGATGTGCTCTCACGCTCAAAAACCG GTGGAGAATTCAGAGACATAATTATGAAGGGCTGCACTATCAAGTCTACCTGTGCTGCAATGAACAAAGGCATACCTCCCATTTTGGAAGAAAAAGATACTATCGTCGTAAATGCCAGGTGTACCCCAGATCCTTCTAGGGGATCTCGATCCTCTGGGCTCTACCTGCCAATCTTCTCTGGGCTCCTGTTCCTGCAGATCCCATGGTAA
- the LOC128418411 gene encoding THO complex subunit 2-like, with amino-acid sequence MSQREPRFSRLRKPPLPPPRPRPPSPPTFPSCSSPLTSGFRRHTTKMAAGAAASAVPSRAAALPAEWIKNWDRSGKTEFLQHCRNLSENVTFRGIQQALYELASHVVKGNLKHDQASSVLKDVIELREDMPSILADVFCILDIETSCLEEKSKRDQFMQLVSACLYLVSDTILKERLDPETLESLGLIKQSQQFNQKSVKIKTKLFYKQQKFNLLREENEGYAKLIAELGQDLSGNITSELILENIKSLIGCFNLDPNRVLDIILEVYECRPEYDEFFVPLIESYMYMCEPQTLCHILGFRFKCYQEPNGETPVSLYRVAAVLLQSNLIDLEDLYVHLLPADNTIIEEHKREIGEAKLIVRKLTVVVLSSEKTEEKDKEKEEEKTEKPPDNQKLGLLEAMLKIGDWQHAQNIMDQMPPFYATSHKPIAVALCQLLHVMIEPLYRRVGVPKGAKGTPIFPLQNKRAPKQVESFEDLSKEVINMLCYLGPHLSHDPILFAKVVRLGKAFMKEHQADAGKQKDKEKMDLLFSCLLSITDQVLLPSLSLMDCNACISEELWGMFKTFPYQYRYRLYGQWKNETYNSHPLLVRVKAQTIDRAKHIMKRLTKENVKPSGRQIGKLSHSNPTILFDYILSQIQKYDNLITPVVDSLKYLTSLNYDVLAYCIIEALANPEKERMKHDDTTISSWLQSLASFSGAVFRKYPIELAGLLQYVANQLKAGKSFDLLILKEVVQKMAGIEITEEMTMDQLEAMTGGEQLKAEGGYFGQIRNTKKSSQRLKDALLDHDLALPLCLLMAQQRNGVIFQEGGEKHLKLVGKLYDQCHDTLVQFGGFLASNLSTDDYIKRVPSVDVLCNEFHTPHDAAFFLSRPMYAHHISSKYDELKKAEKGNKQQQKVHKYITACELVMAPVHDSVISLHIPKVWDDISPQFYATFWSLTMYDLAVPHSSYEREVNKLKVQMKAIDDNPEMPLNKKKKEKERCTVLQDKLFEEEKKQLEHVQRVLQRLKLEKDNWLLAKSTKNETITKFLQLCIFPRCIFSAIDAVYCARFVELVHQQKTPNFSTLLCYDRVFSDIIYTVASCTENEASRYGRFLCCMLATVTRWHSDRTIYEKVCGNYPGFLTILRATGFDGGNKADQLDYENFRHVVHKWHYKLTKASVHCLETGEYAHIRNILIVLIKILPWYPKVLNLGQALERRVHKICQEEKEKRPDLYALAMGYSGQLKSRKHCMIPENDFHHKDPPTKNAVPTMVQNGPGGAGLTSSLTVNAAKLEESTAEETEKLLKEKSQGAVKVINKAASATPKLTTSNGSNAFNSKVIKEEKEKCGKEKEKEKKEKTPAATPEAKTLGKDGKDKPKEERVSKGDKARDSKEKTPKSDKEKEKNKREEKSSKDEKSKIIETNAESKSAAEKEKEKEPSREREVTKDVKSKENIRGGREKAPVVGSLKSPVPRSEASECEREQKRRKVDTHSIPSHSSTVKDNLSELKDSSAKHCVNHSTPTLPMSKEREVDKKDLDKSRESSREREKKDEKERKDRKRDHSNSDREVPQDSTKRRKEENGTTGSSKHSKSENPSDSPHSNEKEKDKSKSKSSGKEKGDSVKVEKMEKSSGSKKEPRHDKEKTEKKEKRDSTGGKEEKKHLSELLPSILLK; translated from the coding sequence ATGTCGCAGAGGGAGCCCAGGTTCTCCCGCCTTCGAAAgccgcctctccctcctccccgtccTCGTCCTCCTTCGCCGCCCACTTTCCCGTCATGCTCGTCCCCTCTGACCTCCGGCTTTCGGCGCCACACCACGAAAATGGCGGCGGGAGCAGCGGCCTCGGCGGTGCCGTCCAGGGCGGCGGCTCTCCCTGCCGAATGGATCAAGAACTGGGACAGATCGGGCAAGACCGAATTCTTGCAGCATTGTCGTAATCTGTCTGAAAATGTCACTTTCAGAGGTATCCAGCAGGCTTTATATGAGCTTGCATCCCATGTTGTCAAGGGAAACCTAAAGCATGACCAAGCATCCAGTGTTTTGAAGGATGTAATAGAATTGCGGGAAGACATGCCCTCCATCCTGGCAGATGTCTTTTGCATTTTGGATATTGAAACTAGTTGCTTAGAAGAaaaaagcaagagggatcagttCATGCAGTTGGTGTCAGCATGTTTGTACTTGGTTTCAGATACTATACTAAAAGAACGTCTGGACCCAGAAACATTAGAATCATTAGGGCTGATCAAGCAGTCTCAGCAGTTTAATCAGAAATCTGTGAAAATCAAGACAAAACTTTTCTATAAGCAACAGAAATTCAATTTATTAAGAGAAGAGAATGAAGGTTATGCAAAACTGATTGCTGAACTGGGCCAAGATTTATCTGGCAATATCACTAGTGAGCTGATCTTAGAAAATATCAAATCTTTAATAGGGTGTTTCAACCTTGATCCCAATAGAGTGTTGGATATTATTTTAGAAGTCTATGAATGCAGGCCAGAGTATGATGAATTCTTTGTACCTTTGATAGAATCTTACATGTACATGTGTGAACCTCAAACACTCTGCCATATCCTTGGATTCAGATTCAAGTGTTATCAGGAGCCAAATGGAGAGACACCTGTTTCTTTGTATAGAGTTGCTGCAgtacttttgcaaagcaatctgaTAGATTTGGAAGACCTTTATGTACATCTCCTTCCAGCAGACAACACTATTATTGAAGAACATAAACGAGAAATTGGAGAAGCCAAACTAATTGTGAGGAAGCTTACAGTGGTTGTATTATCTTCTGAAAAGACTGAAGAGAAAGataaggaaaaggaagaggagaaaacagaaaaaccacCTGATAACCAGAAACTGGGCTTATTAGAAGCAATGTTAAAAATTGGTGACTGGCAACATGCACAAAACATTATGGACCAGATGCCTCCATTTTATGCAACTTCACACAAACCTATTGCTGTTGCTCTTTGTCAGCTTCTTCATGTGATGATTGAACCTCTCTACCGAAGAGTTGGAGTACCCAAAGGTGCCAAAGGGACAccaatttttcctttgcaaaacaAGAGAGCACCCAAGCAAGTAGAAAGTTTTGAAGATTTAAGCAAGGAAGTGATCAACATGCTTTGTTACCTTGGCCCCCATCTCTCTCATGACCCCATATTGTTTGCAAAAGTAGTGCGTCTTGGAAAAGCATTTATGAAAGAGCACCAAGCAGATGCAGGCAAGCAAAAGGATAAAGAGAAAATGGACTTATTATTCAGCTGTTTGCTGAGTATTACCGACCAGGTtttgcttccttctctttctttgatGGATTGTAACGCATGCATCTCTGAGGAACTCTGGGGGATGTTTAAAACATTTCCATACCAGTATCGGTATCGCCTCTATGGACAGTGGAAGAATGAAACATACAATAGTCACCCACTACTGGTGAGAGTTAAAGCTCAGACAATTGACCGAGCCAAACACATTATGAAGCGTTTAACCAAGGAAAACGTAAAGCCATCTGGAAGACAAATAGGAAAACTGAGCCACAGCAACCCAACCATTTTATTTGATTATATTTTGTCTCAGATACAGAAGTATGATAATTTAATCACCCCAGTTGTTGACTCATTGAAATACCTCACTTCATTGAACTATGATGTCTTGGCATATTGCATAATTGAAGCACTGGCTAATCCTGAGAAGGAGAGGATGAAACACGATGACACCACAATCTCCAGTTGGCTTCAAAGTTTAGCTAGCTTCTCTGGTGCTGTTTTTCGAAAATACCCTATAGAACTAGCTGGTCTACTTCAGTATGTGGCAAACCAGCTAAAGGCTGGGAAAAGCTTTGACCTGCTTATTTTGAAAGAGGTGGTACAAAAAATGGCTGGAATAGAAATCACTGAAGAGATGACAATGGACCAGCTAGAGGCCATGACTGGGGGAGAGCAGCTGAAAGCAGAGGGTGGATATTTTGGGCAGATCAGAAACACTAAGAAATCTTCTCAGAGATTAAAAGATGCACTTTTGGACCACGATCTTGCCCTTCCACTGTGCCTTCTCATGGCTCAACAGAGAAATGGAGTGATATTTCAAGAAGGAGGGGAGAAACATTTGAAGCTGGTGGGAAAGCTCTATGATCAGTGCCATGATACTCTGGTACAATTCGGTGGATTTTTGGCATCCAATTTAAGCACAGATGATTATATTAAGCGAGTGCCTTCTGTTGATGTTCTCTGTAATGAGTTCCACACCCCTCACGATGCTGCATTTTTCCTTTCACGGCCTATGTATGCACATCACATTTCATCAAAATATGACGAATTGAAAAAGGCTGAGAAAGGgaacaaacagcagcagaaagtTCACAAATACATTACAGCGTGTGAGCTTGTGATGGCCCCTGTTCATGACTCGGTGATCTCCTTGCACATCCCAAAGGTCTGGGATGATATCAGTCCACAGTTCTATGCTACGTTCTGGTCACTGACAATGTATGACCTTGCTGTGCCACATAGCAGCTACGAACGGGAAGTCAACAAACTCAAAGTCCAGATGAAAGCTATTGATGACAACCCGGAAATGCCgctgaacaaaaagaaaaaagaaaaagaacgctGTACAGTTCTTCAGGACAAGCTTTTTGAAGAGGAAAAGAAACAGTTAGAGCACGTGCAAAGAGTGCTGCAGAGACTGAAGCTGGAAAAGGATAATTGGCTTCTTGCAAAGTCCACCAAAAATGAGACTATAACAAAATTTCTGCAGTTGTGTATATTTCCTCGGTGTATCTTTTCTGCCATTGATGCTGTTTACTGCGCTCGCTTTGTGGAACTGGTGCATCAACAGAAAACACCAAACTTTTCAACACTTCTTTGTTATGACAGAGTATTCTCTGATATAATCTATACTGTAGCCAGCTGTACTGAAAATGAAGCTAGTCGATATGGCAGGTTTCTCTGCTGCATGCTTGCTACTGTAACTCGGTGGCATAGTGATAGAACCATATATGAAAAGGTGTGTGGCAACTATCCCGGCTTTCTCACCATATTACGGGCAACTGGTTTTGATGGTGGGAACAAAGCTGACCAGTTAGATTATGAAAATTTTCGGCATGTGGTACACAAGTGGCATTATAAGTTAACCAAGGCATCTGTACACTGCCTGGAAACCGGTGAATATGCACACATCAGAAATATCCTGATAGTGCTGATCAAAATCCTGCCATGGTACCCCAAAGTTTTGAACTTGGGCCAGGCTTTGGAGAGAAGAGTCCATAAGATCTGccaagaggagaaagagaagagaccTGATCTATATGCATTAGCGATGGGCTATTCTGGACAGTTGAAAAGTAGAAAACATTGCATGATCCCTGAAAATGATTTCCACCACAAGGACCCACCCACCAAGAATGCAGTACCTACAATGGTGCAAAATGGGCCCGGAGGAGCTGGGCTTACTTCTTCACTCACAGTAAATGCAGCTAAACTGGAAGAAAGCACAGCTGAGGAGACTGAGAAATTATTAAAGGAGAAATCTCAGGGTGCTGTTAAAGTGATTAATAAAGCTGCCAGTGCAACACCAAAGCTGACCACAAGCAATGGTAGCAATGCTTTCAACAGCAAAGTTataaaagaagagaaagagaaatgcgggaaggaaaaagagaaggagaaaaaagagaaaactccAGCTGCCACTCCTGAGGCCAAAACACTTGGGAAGGATGGGAAAGATAAACCAAAGGAAGAAAGGGTGAGCAAAGGAGACAAAGCAAGAGATAGCAAGGAAAAGACACCTAAGTCTgataaagagaaggaaaagaacaaGAGAGAAGAAAAGTCGTCAAAGGATGAAAAATCCAAGATCATTGAGACCAATGCTGAGTCAAAGTCAGCTgctgaaaaggagaaagaaaaggagccgtccagagagagagaagtaaccAAGGATGTGAAATCCAAGGAAAACAttagaggaggaagagagaaggcTCCAGTAGTTGGGTCCTTGAAGTCACCTGTTCCCCGATCAGAAGCATCGGAGTGTGAAAGGGAGCAAAAACGTCGCAAAGTTGATACCCATTCTATTCCATCACATTCCTCAACGGTAAAGGACAACCTCAGCGAACTCAAGGACTCTTCAGCAAAGCACTGCGTTAACCACTCAACTCCAACACTGCCCATGAGTAAGGAGAGAGAAGTGGACAAGAAAGATTTGGACAAGTCAAGGGAAagctccagagagagagagaagaaagatgaaaaggaaaggaaagatcgAAAAAGGGATCATTCAAATAGTGATCGGGAAGTGCCTCAGGATTCAACCAAACGTCGCAAAGAGGAAAATGGAACAACTGGTTCTTCTAAACATAGTAAGAGTGAAAATCCCTCTGATTCTCCTCACTCCAATGAGAAGGAAAAGGACAAAAGCAAATCAAAATCTTCAGGCAAAGAGAAAGGAGACTCAGTAAAAGTTGAAAAGATGGAGAAAAGCTCTGGTAGCAAAAAGGAGCCCAGACATGATAAGgagaaaacagagaaaaaagagaaacggGACAGTactggaggaaaagaagaaaagaaacacttATCAGAGTTGCTGCCAAGTATTCTCCTAAAATGA
- the LOC128418422 gene encoding interferon-inducible GTPase 5-like, whose product MVFVKIRATRWHQAQRLKFGCGQTEGLFHFYFQGVPENCRQASGLFCALLLRHQSGGLLSSKTPAALQGTEGETSTTMAEFLENSRMADVLSILLETPDKIKLDIAISGVTGAGKSALVNALRGLGDHEVGAAQTGVRETTIEVVPYQHPKLPSVTIWDLPGIGTNQFTADTYLQQVHFDRYDFFIIVSSRRLGQNDILLAKAIKQQGKKFYFVRTKVDLDLESARRQQAPFYDEEGVLRKIRDNCMQSLREAKFTSQRVFLLSRYDLNKYDFHHLEETLEKDLPVHKQRAFILALPSISTRIIQKKKEILKKHAWEVATVSCGVTATPTPGIPFACDTSLLLPSMLNYYQEFGVDDESLAKLARLVQQPEEELRAQMKKSPPSSALPSRVGELLTNAEVGFFHILFSPLLLLLGSPAAGRIAFMSTLRMLEKFVDDLEEDAERVLSKAVGRRNV is encoded by the exons ATGGTGTTCGTAAAAATTAGGGCCACGAGGTGGCACCAGGCACAGAGACTTAAGTTTGGGTGTGGGCAGACTGAaggtttgtttcacttttacttccAAGGGGTCCCGGAGAATTGCAGGCAGGCGTCAGGGTTGTTTTGTGCGTTGCTGCTACGGCACCAAAGCGGAGGCCTACTCTCGAGTAAGACTCCAGCCGCTTTGCAGGGAACTGAAG GTGAGACCTCCACAACCATGGCTGAGTTTCTGGAAAACAGCAGAATGGCAGATGTCCTTAGCATTTTGCTGGAAACACCAGATAAGATCAAGCTTGATATTGCCATTTCGGGAGTAACGGGTGCTGGGAAATCTGCCCTGGTCAATGCCCTTCGAGGTCTTGGCGATCATGAAGTAGGTGCTGCACAAACTGGAGTACGTGAGACCACTATAGAGGTAGTCCCTTACCAGCACCCTAAACTTCCCAGTGTAACAATATGGGATCTCCCAGGAATTGGCACAAATCAATTCACAGCTGATACGTACCTCCAGCAGGTACACTTTGACCGCTATGACTTCTTCATTATTGTCAGCAGCCGCCGTTTAGGCCAGAATGATATTCTCCTGGCAAAAGCAATTAAGCAGCAGGGGAAAAAGTTTTACTTTGTGCGCACCAAGGTCGACTTGGATTTGGAAAGTGCCAGGAGACAACAGGCCCCCTTCTATGATGAGGAGGGTGTCCTGAGGAAAATCCGTGACAACTGTATGCAGAGCCTCAGAGAAGCAAAATTCACCTCTCAGAGGGTTTTCCTCCTTTCCAGATATGACCTCAACAAGTACGATTTCCACCATTTGGAGGAAACGCTAGAGAAGGACCTCCCTGTCCACAAACAACGGGCTTTTATTTTGGCCCTTCCAAGCATCTCCACGCGTATCATACAGAAGAAGAAAGAGATTCTGAAGAAACACGCATGGGAGGTCGCCACGGTCTCGTGTGGCGTCACCGCAACCCCAACGCCAGGCATCCCTTTTGCTTGTGACACCTCCCTCCTCTTGCCTTCCATGTTAAACTACTATCAGGAGTTTGGTGTGGATGATGAGTCTCTTGCCAAACTTGCTAGGCTGGTTCAGCAACCTGAGGAGGAACTTAGAGCCCAGATGAAGAAGTCCCCTCCATCTTCAGCATTGCCTTCACGTGTAGGCGAGTTACTGACCAACGCGGAGGTCGGGTTTTTTCATATTCTGTTCTCACCTCTATTGCTGCTCCTTGGCTCCCCAGCAGCAGGAAGAATTGCTTTTATGTCGACGCTGAGAATGCTGGAAAAATTTGTGGATGATTTGGAGGAAGATGCTGAAAGGGTTCTTAGCAAGGCAGTTGGGAGGAGAAACGTGTAG
- the LOC128418450 gene encoding phospholipase A2 inhibitor and Ly6/PLAUR domain-containing protein-like: MQALLGIFFFSLLTTGASLDCVVCRGQTFCTGKKEPCPSADDVCYITLAERPKDNTTVTKVVKGCLSPDLCKIWFEIDLGQDKHIRESTVCCSKENCSPDSPELPRMPPDVNGKFCPSCYSKNDVCPEEYVYCTGGNAFCIGFITVTDTNVVNSTMKGCISESGCQTLQSMNRSLSAFPNMRNVTCSQAKVSQASRAAPSLAYPLLVLLLMKLLL, encoded by the exons GTGCCTCCTTGGACTGTGTAGTTTGCCGTGGACAAACATTCTGCACTGGCAAAAAGGAACCTTGCCCTTCTGCTGATGATGTGTGTTACATTACTTTGGCAGAACGCCCAAAAG ATAACACCACAGTTACAAAAGTAGTGAAAGGCTGCCTTTCCCCTGACCTCTGCAAAATATGGTTCGAGATCGATCTTGGACAGGATAAACACATCAGGGAAAGCACTGTCTGCTGCTCAAAGGAGAATTGTTCGCCAGATTCCCCTGAAT TGCCAAGAATGCCCCCCGATGTCAATGGAAAGTTTTGCCCATCCTGCTATTCTAAAAATGATGTATGCCCTGAGGAATATGTCTATTGTACTGGAGGGAATGCTTTCTGCATAGGTTTTATCACGGTTACAG ACACGAACGTCGTAAATAGCACCATGAAGGGCTGCATTTCTGAATCTGGCTGCCAGACACTACAATCAATGAACAGATCGCTTTCTGCCTTTCCTAATATGAGAAATGTGACCTGTTCCCAGGCCAAGGTCTCTCAAGCCAGCAGGGCTGCTCCCTCGTTAGCATATCCCCTCCTGGTTCTCCTGCTGATGAAACTTCTCTTATAA